Proteins from a genomic interval of Pseudomonas versuta:
- a CDS encoding sensor histidine kinase, whose protein sequence is MSLPNPSKGWRSSSSRLLALYSFLFVAWSCILMGVLYYEVSDYLGNLAKHSLMQRQHLFARFQGEQLDEALATSMTFDMRAVDAYGLFDAQHNPLSGPIQSIPEGLPLDGQIHELSTCIDSDDPNLPQDSCDAVATQTHDGRWLILVRDNGSLFAVTRIILHALFWGLSLTIIPGIAGWHLLRRRPLQRIRAIQASAEGIVAGDLTCRLPLSNRRDELDMLAAIVNAMLDRLERLMHEVKGVCDNIAHDLRTPLTRLRAQLYRIRQQAVEGSPEALQMDEVISETDTLMARFRGLLRISELEDHQRRSGFLQLDPRPLLQEVYDFYLPLAEEGQVTLTLDIPETLPGLTGDRALLFEALANLLSNSIKFTPPGGEVILRAVNDEGSPRIEVLDTGPGIPQAERVAVFQRFYRSDDKHGGFGLGLSIVAAIVNLHGFSLDVGDREGGGAKLTLHCRQSLISALHPL, encoded by the coding sequence ATGTCATTGCCGAACCCCTCTAAGGGCTGGCGTTCTTCCAGTAGCCGTCTGCTGGCGCTGTACAGTTTTCTGTTCGTTGCCTGGAGCTGCATCCTCATGGGGGTGCTGTACTACGAGGTTTCGGATTACCTGGGCAACCTGGCCAAACATTCGTTGATGCAGCGCCAACACCTGTTTGCGCGCTTCCAGGGTGAACAGCTGGACGAAGCACTCGCCACCAGCATGACGTTCGATATGCGCGCAGTTGATGCCTATGGACTATTCGATGCGCAACACAACCCCCTCAGCGGTCCGATACAAAGCATCCCCGAGGGGCTGCCACTGGATGGCCAGATCCATGAACTGAGCACCTGCATCGACTCCGATGATCCGAACCTGCCGCAAGACAGCTGTGATGCCGTCGCCACGCAGACCCACGACGGCCGCTGGCTGATACTGGTGCGCGATAACGGCTCGCTGTTTGCCGTGACCCGGATCATTTTGCATGCGCTGTTCTGGGGGCTGTCGCTGACCATCATCCCGGGCATTGCCGGCTGGCACTTGCTGCGCCGACGTCCGCTGCAACGCATACGGGCGATTCAGGCCAGCGCCGAAGGGATTGTCGCCGGCGACCTGACCTGCCGCTTGCCGCTGTCCAACCGGCGCGATGAACTGGACATGCTGGCCGCCATTGTCAACGCCATGCTCGACCGCCTCGAGCGGCTGATGCACGAGGTCAAAGGGGTATGCGACAACATTGCCCACGACCTGCGCACCCCGCTCACCCGCTTGCGGGCGCAGCTGTACCGGATCCGGCAGCAAGCCGTCGAAGGCTCTCCCGAAGCCCTGCAAATGGATGAAGTGATCAGCGAAACCGATACGCTGATGGCGCGTTTTCGCGGGTTGCTACGCATCTCCGAACTGGAAGACCACCAACGTCGCTCCGGTTTTTTGCAACTCGACCCGCGGCCTTTACTCCAGGAGGTATACGACTTCTACCTGCCGCTGGCGGAGGAAGGCCAGGTCACCCTGACCCTGGATATCCCTGAAACCCTGCCCGGGCTGACGGGCGACCGTGCATTGCTGTTTGAAGCACTGGCCAATCTGCTGAGTAACTCGATCAAGTTCACCCCGCCCGGCGGTGAAGTGATCCTGCGTGCCGTGAACGATGAAGGCAGCCCGCGCATTGAAGTGCTCGACACCGGGCCCGGTATCCCGCAAGCCGAACGGGTGGCGGTATTCCAGCGTTTTTACCGCAGCGATGACAAACACGGCGGTTTTGGCCTGGGCTTGTCCATCGTCGCGGCCATCGTCAACCTGCACGGTTTCAGCCTCGATGTCGGCGACCGCGAAGGGGGCGGTGCCAAACTGACGCTGCACTGTCGGCAAAGTCTGATAAGTGCATTGCACCCCCTGTAA
- a CDS encoding energy transducer TonB: MSDEVKNKAPYVPRLDAEQVQRWTHIPHVPNTSRPGGISTPRILLLIGVVLVLHAGAWWLFHQPRAEPVITPPEIPEMTVELTSPTPPAPPVEEPPPPPPPPEPEVPVEDEDAIKEPPKPVEKPKPVEKPKPVIKPKPVQKPQPVKPAPPAPAAPAAPATPAPSAPAAPAAAPGPVKESAAVSGLASLGNPPPEYPSLALRRSWEGSVVLRIKVLPNGRAGLVEVTKSSGKQALDDAAVEAVRNWKFIPAKRGDTPIEGFATQTIAFKLPA, translated from the coding sequence ATGAGTGACGAGGTAAAGAATAAAGCGCCCTACGTCCCGCGGCTCGACGCGGAACAGGTACAGCGCTGGACTCATATTCCCCATGTGCCCAACACCTCTCGCCCGGGGGGCATAAGCACACCGCGCATCCTGTTGCTGATCGGGGTGGTGCTGGTGCTTCACGCCGGTGCCTGGTGGCTCTTTCATCAGCCCCGGGCAGAGCCGGTGATTACACCGCCGGAGATTCCGGAAATGACCGTCGAGCTCACCAGCCCGACCCCACCGGCACCGCCTGTGGAAGAGCCTCCGCCTCCGCCACCGCCGCCGGAGCCCGAAGTGCCGGTGGAGGATGAGGACGCGATCAAGGAGCCGCCAAAACCGGTGGAGAAACCTAAACCCGTCGAAAAACCGAAACCGGTGATCAAGCCCAAACCCGTGCAAAAACCGCAGCCGGTCAAACCTGCGCCACCGGCACCGGCCGCTCCTGCTGCCCCGGCCACGCCTGCCCCCTCGGCGCCAGCAGCGCCCGCTGCAGCACCCGGTCCGGTCAAGGAATCAGCCGCGGTTTCAGGGCTGGCCAGCCTGGGCAACCCACCCCCGGAATACCCCTCCCTGGCGCTGCGCCGCAGTTGGGAAGGTTCGGTGGTATTGCGCATCAAGGTTCTGCCCAACGGCCGGGCCGGACTGGTGGAGGTCACCAAATCCAGCGGTAAACAAGCCCTGGACGATGCCGCTGTAGAAGCTGTGCGCAACTGGAAATTCATCCCGGCCAAGCGCGGGGATACCCCTATAGAGGGGTTCGCCACACAAACCATCGCTTTTAAATTGCCGGCATGA
- a CDS encoding MotA/TolQ/ExbB proton channel family protein, whose product MNESVSSMIVPGVLWALVLFSVVSWALLLIKSSQYLRQKSQNNQFSKAFWAAPDLLTAAEHASQYPGSLARIANSGFEAMIVDDTPRTTQQLANTINRSDRLERNLRQQIQKERRALENGQAILASIGSTAPFIGLFGTVWGIMEALQSIGASGSASLETVAGPIGHALIATGVGIAVAVPAVLIYNFFLRRLKMASANMDDFAHDFDALAQRSAFAIDRQAISTKRTAVREAS is encoded by the coding sequence ATGAACGAGTCTGTTTCTTCAATGATTGTCCCGGGGGTGCTTTGGGCACTGGTGTTGTTTTCGGTGGTGAGCTGGGCCTTGCTGCTCATCAAGTCATCGCAATACCTGCGTCAAAAATCCCAGAACAACCAGTTCAGCAAAGCCTTCTGGGCCGCGCCTGATTTACTGACCGCCGCCGAACACGCCAGCCAGTACCCCGGCTCCCTGGCGCGCATCGCCAACAGTGGTTTTGAAGCCATGATTGTCGATGACACGCCACGTACCACGCAGCAACTGGCCAATACCATCAACCGTTCTGACCGGCTGGAGCGCAACCTGCGCCAGCAGATCCAGAAAGAGCGACGCGCGCTGGAAAACGGCCAGGCGATTCTCGCCAGTATCGGCAGCACCGCGCCCTTTATCGGCCTGTTCGGTACGGTGTGGGGCATCATGGAAGCCCTGCAAAGCATCGGCGCCAGTGGTTCAGCCAGCCTGGAAACAGTGGCCGGGCCTATCGGTCACGCCTTGATCGCCACGGGTGTCGGGATCGCGGTCGCAGTGCCTGCCGTGCTGATTTACAACTTCTTCCTGCGCCGTCTGAAAATGGCCTCGGCCAACATGGACGACTTCGCCCACGACTTCGACGCCCTCGCCCAGCGCAGCGCGTTCGCCATCGACCGTCAGGCCATCTCGACTAAACGCACCGCCGTGCGGGAGGCCAGCTAA
- a CDS encoding ExbD/TolR family protein, translated as MSFSTQDSDEVLSEMNVTPLVDVMLVLLVVFIVTTPMMTNAIKINLPKTDAVATVQKKDPVVVSVDQDGKFYLAKTEVAPELLEKSLLDVKAQDPEVRVQLQADSGVNYGQVAKAMASIERSGITKISVMTAK; from the coding sequence ATGTCTTTTTCAACTCAGGACAGCGACGAGGTACTCAGCGAAATGAACGTCACACCGCTGGTGGACGTGATGCTGGTGCTGCTGGTGGTGTTCATCGTCACCACGCCGATGATGACCAACGCGATCAAGATCAACTTGCCCAAGACCGACGCTGTGGCCACGGTGCAGAAAAAAGACCCGGTGGTGGTCAGCGTCGACCAGGACGGCAAGTTCTACCTGGCGAAAACCGAAGTGGCCCCCGAACTGCTGGAAAAAAGCCTGCTGGACGTCAAGGCCCAGGACCCGGAGGTGCGGGTCCAGTTGCAGGCCGATTCGGGGGTCAATTACGGCCAGGTGGCCAAAGCCATGGCCTCGATCGAGCGCTCGGGCATTACCAAAATCTCGGTGATGACCGCCAAATAA
- a CDS encoding response regulator transcription factor: MTRILTIEDDAVTAKEIVAELSSHGLEVDWVANGREGLVRAVSGDYDLITLDRMLPELDGLAIVTTLRTIGVSTPILMISALSDVDERVRGLRAGGDDYLTKPFASDEMAARVEVLLRRKSPVDKHETSLRVADLELNLITREASRAEQQLSLLPTEYKLLEFLMRNTGQILSRMMIFEEVWGYHFDPGTNLIDVHIGRLRKKIDPQGLVPLIRTVRGSGYVIAEPL, translated from the coding sequence ATGACCCGGATTTTGACCATCGAAGACGATGCCGTAACGGCAAAAGAGATCGTGGCTGAGTTGAGCAGCCACGGGCTGGAAGTAGACTGGGTCGCCAATGGCCGTGAAGGCCTGGTGCGCGCCGTCAGCGGCGACTACGACCTGATCACCCTTGACCGCATGCTCCCCGAGCTCGACGGGCTGGCAATTGTCACCACCCTGCGCACCATTGGTGTCAGCACCCCGATCCTGATGATCAGCGCCCTGTCCGACGTCGATGAACGGGTTCGCGGCCTGCGCGCCGGCGGTGACGACTATCTGACCAAACCTTTCGCCAGTGACGAAATGGCTGCCAGGGTTGAAGTCTTGCTGCGCCGCAAGAGCCCGGTCGACAAACACGAGACCTCGTTGCGGGTCGCTGATCTGGAACTCAATCTGATTACCCGCGAAGCCAGCCGCGCCGAGCAACAGCTAAGCCTGTTGCCCACCGAATACAAGCTGCTGGAATTCCTGATGCGCAACACCGGGCAAATCCTCTCGCGCATGATGATTTTCGAAGAAGTCTGGGGCTATCACTTCGACCCGGGCACCAACCTGATCGACGTCCATATCGGGCGTCTGCGCAAAAAAATCGATCCGCAGGGCCTGGTGCCTCTGATCCGCACCGTTCGAGGCTCGGGTTATGTCATTGCCGAACCCCTCTAA
- a CDS encoding ABC transporter ATP-binding protein: MSEIEAITVPPKRPWAYVWHYVRLYPRWYWSIALLQIGAAMCATLMPYAIGRITGAASSGSWDQANLLQACLPAMGLLLGLAVAQMLCARGATFCMIKVRPQQKVRITRDLFAYLQQHSARYFGEHFAGSLAHRISEGSIGLLEITWALVVEMLPILVVLVTSLVLLTLASPWLGLSLLVWVVAYSLLAWLLSRKAQVLASEHAQARSVTTGKIVDAVGNLSSIRLFARQGFELDYLTRYQAKEKQAAQRSFFYQEKIRFLQDSLSIVLRVGLVALALYLWHIGKIDVGQLVMVATLGLMIVAQCSYLSMQFMHFFEYIGNIENSINTLLQPHEMPDHPSATPAQIDKGSIHFRDINFSYGAGKPVFQQFNLHIRAGQRVGIVGLSGSGKSTLLNLLLRSYEPQSGHVEVDGINIQNMTQQSLHSHIGLIPQEPGLFHRSLKENIGYGDINANEAQIILAARRAHAHDFIVQMPDGYNALIGERGVKLSGGQRQRIAIARALLKDAPILVLDEATASLDSETESLIQSSLDDIMADKTVLVVAHRLSTLAHLDRIVVLDKGQIVEDGSHLQLLQRQGLYYRLWQRQSNGLLSEADRLETVPVKQGA; this comes from the coding sequence ATGTCTGAAATTGAAGCTATTACTGTTCCTCCCAAACGGCCGTGGGCCTATGTCTGGCATTACGTGCGCCTGTACCCGCGCTGGTACTGGAGCATCGCGCTGCTGCAAATCGGCGCGGCAATGTGCGCCACCCTCATGCCCTACGCCATCGGCCGCATCACCGGGGCTGCAAGTAGCGGTTCATGGGATCAGGCCAACCTGCTACAGGCCTGCCTGCCGGCAATGGGGCTGCTGCTGGGGCTGGCCGTGGCACAAATGCTCTGCGCACGCGGCGCGACGTTTTGCATGATCAAGGTGCGTCCGCAACAGAAAGTACGGATCACCCGCGATCTGTTTGCCTATCTGCAACAACATTCAGCGCGGTATTTCGGCGAGCACTTTGCGGGCAGCCTGGCGCATCGCATCAGCGAAGGCAGCATCGGCCTGCTGGAAATCACCTGGGCGCTGGTGGTGGAAATGCTGCCAATCCTGGTGGTGCTGGTTACCAGCCTGGTGTTACTGACCCTGGCATCGCCCTGGCTCGGACTGAGCTTGCTGGTATGGGTAGTGGCTTACTCGCTGCTGGCCTGGCTGCTGTCGCGCAAAGCCCAGGTGCTGGCCAGTGAACATGCCCAGGCCCGCAGCGTGACCACCGGCAAGATCGTCGACGCGGTGGGCAATCTGAGCAGCATTCGGCTGTTCGCCCGCCAGGGCTTCGAACTCGACTACCTGACCCGCTACCAGGCCAAAGAGAAGCAGGCTGCACAGCGCTCATTTTTCTATCAGGAAAAGATCCGTTTCCTGCAGGACAGTCTGTCGATCGTGCTGCGCGTGGGTCTGGTCGCCCTGGCGTTGTACCTGTGGCATATCGGCAAAATTGATGTCGGCCAGTTGGTCATGGTGGCCACCCTGGGCCTGATGATCGTGGCCCAGTGCAGTTATCTCAGCATGCAGTTCATGCACTTTTTCGAATATATCGGCAACATCGAAAACAGCATCAACACCCTGCTGCAACCCCATGAAATGCCCGACCACCCCAGCGCAACACCCGCGCAGATTGACAAAGGCTCGATACACTTTCGCGATATAAACTTCAGCTATGGTGCAGGCAAACCTGTATTCCAGCAGTTCAACCTGCATATTCGCGCCGGGCAACGGGTCGGTATTGTCGGTTTGTCCGGGTCAGGCAAATCAACCTTGCTTAATCTTTTGCTGCGCTCTTATGAGCCGCAAAGTGGCCATGTCGAGGTTGACGGCATTAATATTCAAAATATGACTCAGCAGTCACTGCACAGCCATATTGGCTTGATCCCTCAAGAGCCCGGTCTTTTCCACCGCTCATTAAAAGAGAACATTGGTTACGGCGATATAAATGCCAATGAAGCGCAAATCATTCTGGCGGCCCGACGCGCCCATGCCCACGACTTCATTGTGCAAATGCCCGATGGTTATAACGCTCTGATCGGGGAGCGCGGGGTCAAGCTTTCCGGCGGCCAGCGCCAGCGCATCGCCATTGCCCGCGCCTTGCTCAAGGATGCACCGATTCTGGTACTGGACGAAGCCACCGCCAGTCTCGATTCAGAGACCGAAAGCCTGATCCAGAGCAGCCTGGACGACATCATGGCGGATAAAACAGTACTGGTCGTGGCCCATCGGCTTTCCACTCTCGCCCATCTGGACAGAATCGTAGTGCTGGATAAAGGCCAGATTGTTGAGGACGGCAGCCACCTGCAATTGCTGCAGCGCCAAGGGCTGTATTACAGGCTTTGGCAGCGCCAGTCGAACGGCCTGCTCAGTGAGGCCGACCGGCTGGAAACCGTCCCGGTCAAACAAGGTGCCTGA